One segment of Streptomyces sp. NBC_00576 DNA contains the following:
- a CDS encoding uracil-DNA glycosylase, producing MAPRPLHELVEAGWAKALDPAAERIAAMGDFLRAEIAAGRTYLPAGANVLRAFQQPFDDVRVLIVGQDPYPTPGMAIGLSFAVSPEVRSLPGSLENIFREMHSDLGLPRPSNGDLTPWTEQGVLLLNRALTTAPRSPAAHRGKGWEEVTEQAIRALAGRGKPLVSILWGRDARNLRPLLGELPAIESAHPSPMSADRGFFGSRPFSRANELLVKQGAQPVDWRLP from the coding sequence GTGGCACCTCGACCTTTGCATGAACTTGTTGAAGCGGGCTGGGCGAAGGCTCTGGATCCTGCGGCCGAACGTATCGCTGCGATGGGCGACTTCCTCCGGGCGGAGATAGCGGCGGGCCGGACGTATCTGCCGGCTGGGGCGAATGTCCTGCGGGCTTTCCAGCAGCCCTTCGATGACGTCCGTGTCCTGATTGTCGGTCAGGATCCCTATCCCACGCCGGGGATGGCGATCGGGTTGAGTTTCGCTGTGTCGCCCGAGGTGCGTTCGTTGCCGGGCAGTCTGGAGAACATTTTCCGGGAGATGCACTCCGACTTGGGGCTGCCCAGGCCGTCGAACGGTGATCTGACGCCGTGGACGGAGCAGGGGGTGCTGTTGCTGAACAGGGCGCTGACGACGGCACCGCGCAGCCCCGCCGCGCACCGGGGCAAGGGGTGGGAGGAGGTCACCGAGCAGGCGATCCGGGCGCTGGCCGGACGGGGCAAGCCCTTGGTGTCGATCCTGTGGGGGCGTGACGCGCGTAATCTGCGGCCGCTGCTGGGGGAGCTTCCGGCGATCGAGTCGGCCCATCCGTCCCCGATGTCGGCGGACCGTGGTTTCTTCGGCTCACGGCCGTTCAGCCGGGCCAACGAGCTGCTCGTCAAGCAGGGTGCGCAGCCGGTGGACTGGCGACTGCCGTAG